One Drosophila willistoni isolate 14030-0811.24 chromosome 2R unlocalized genomic scaffold, UCI_dwil_1.1 Seg167, whole genome shotgun sequence DNA segment encodes these proteins:
- the LOC6646621 gene encoding threonine--tRNA ligase 1, cytoplasmic isoform X1, whose amino-acid sequence MKKEKKPAAGGGDIRKELNPWPKYIEERNVFWEKCKAEYQAELAAKTREAIKVTLPDGKQVDATSWESTPYDIACVISKGLADNTVISKVNGEVWDLDRVLEGNCKLQLLKFDDPEAQAVFWHSSAHIMGEAMERLYGGHLCYGPPIDGGFYYDMHLDGEGISTNDYGAMESLVKQIVKEKQIFERLEMKKSDLLEMFKYNEFKVRILNEKVTSDRTTVYKCGSLIDLCRGPHVRNTGKVKALKITKNSSTYWEGKADAESLQRVYGISFPDPKQLKEWEKLQEEAAKRDHRKIGREQELFFFHELSPGSCFFQPRGAHIYNTLMNFMKAEYRKRGFQEVISPNIYNAKLWMTSGHWQHYAENMFSFEVEKEKFALKPMNCPGHCLIFDNRNRSWRELPLRMADFGVLHRNELSGALTGLTRVRRFQQDDAHIFCTPDQIKSEMKGCLDFLHHVYNIFGFSFQLVLSTRPEKYLGELEQWNDAEKALAESLDEFGIPWKENPGDGAFYGPKIDITIMDALKRAHQCATIQLDFQLPIRFNLNYIADDGEKKRPVIIHRAILGSVERMIAILTENYAGKWPFWLSPRQVMVVPVGPAYDEYAQSVREQLHAAGFMSEADCDAGDTMNKKIRNAQLAQFNFILVVGDKERSSNTVNVRTRDNKVHGEVSVAELISKLQKIRNEFITNEDNF is encoded by the exons AtgaagaaggagaagaaacCTGCTGCTGGCGGCGGTGACATTCGCAAAG AGCTTAATCCCTGGCCAAAATATATTGAGGAACGCAATGTCTTTTGGGAGAAGTGCAAGGCCGAATATCAGGCCGAATTAGCTGCCAAAACGCGAGAGGCGATTAAAGTAACGTTGCCTGACGGCAAGCAAGTTGATGCAACTTCATGGGAAAGCACACCCTACGATATTGCCTGTGTCATAAGCAAAGGATTGGCTGACAACACAGTGATATCAAAAGTAAATGGTGAAGTCTGGGACTTGGATCGTGTGCTAGAGGGTAATTGCAAATTGCAACTACTTAAATTCGATGATCCTGAGGCTCAGGCCGTTTTCTGGCATAGCTCGGCTCACATTATGGGCGAAGCAATGGAGCGTTTATATGGTGGACATCTTTGCTATGGGCCACCAATTGACGGTGGCTTCTATTATGATATGCATTTGGATGGAGAGGGCATCTCTACGAACGATTATGGTGCCATGGAGTCGTTGGTTAAGCAAATTGTCAAAGAGAAACAGATCTTTGAGCGTTTAGAAATGAAGAAGTCTGATCTGTTGGAAATGTTTAAATACAATGAATTCAAAGTGCGCATTCTCAATGAGAAAGTGACCAGTGACCGGACCACTGTATATAAGTGTGGGTCATTAATTGATCTCTGCCGTGGTCCTCATGTGCGTAACACTGGAAAAGTGAAGGCTTTGAAGATTACTAAAAACTCCTCGACCTATTGGGAGGGCAAGGCCGATGCGGAAAGTTTGCAGCGCGTCTATGGCATTTCGTTTCCAGATCCCAAACAGTTAAAGGAATGGGAGAAACTACAGGAGGAGGCAGCGAAACGAGATCATCGTAAAATTGGACGCGAACAGGAGCTGTTCTTTTTCCATGAATTGTCACCAGGATCATGTTTTTTCCAGCCGCGTGGAGCACACATCTACAACACTCTGATGAATTTTATGAAAGCGGAGTATAGAAAGCGGGGCTTCCAGGAGGTAATCTCGCCTAACATCTACAATGCTAAATTGTGGATGACCTCCGGTCATTGGCAGCATTATGCTGAGAATATGTTTTCTTTTGAAGTGGAGAAGGAAAAGTTTGCTTTGAAGCCAATGAATTGTCCCGGCCATTGCTTGATTTTTGATAATCGAAATAGATCCTGGAGAGAATTACCTTTGCGAATGGCTGACTTTGGTGTTTTGCATCGCAATGAATTGTCTGGAGCTCTTACTGGCTTAACTCGTGTGCGCCGTTTTCAGCAGGACGATGCCCATATTTTCTGCACACCTGATCAGATTAAGAGCGAGATGAAGGGTTGCTTGGACTTTTTGCATCACGTTTATAACATTTTTGGGTTCTCTTTCCAACTAGTATTGTCCACTCGACCCGAGAAATATTTGGGCGAGCTGGAACAATGGAATGATGCGGAAAAGGCATTGGCCGAGTCCCTTGATGAGTTTGGCATACCGTGGAAAGAAAATCCCGGTGATGGCGCCTTCTATGGTCCTAAAATTGATATTACCATTATGGATGCTTTAAAACGGGCTCACCAATGTGCCACTATTCAGTTAGATTTTCAACTGCCAATACGCTTCAATCTTAACTATATTGCAGATGATGGAGAAAAGAAGCGTCCAGTGATTATTCATCGGGCTATTTTGGGCTCTGTAGAGCGCATGATTGCCATTCTTACCGAAAACTATGCCGGCAAATGGCCCTTCTGGCTTTCACCGCGTCAAGTGATGGTTGTTCCAGTGGGTCCTGCCTATGATGAGTATGCTCAATCAGTACGTGAACAACTCCATGCCGCCGGTTTTATGAGTGAAGCCGATTGCGATGCTGGCGATACGATGAACAAGAAGATACGTAATGCTCAGTTGGCGCAGTTTAACTTTATTCTAGTGGTGGGCGACAAGGAGCGATCCTCCAATACAGTTAATGTTCGTACGCGCGACAACAAAGTTCATGGCGAGGTCTCTGTTGCTGAACTCATTTccaaattgcaaaaaattCGCAATGAGTTTATTACAAATGAGGATAATTTCTAA
- the LOC6646621 gene encoding threonine--tRNA ligase 1, cytoplasmic isoform X2: MVDNVVPELNNLDLNNQKASKMKKEKKPAAGGGDIRKELNPWPKYIEERNVFWEKCKAEYQAELAAKTREAIKVTLPDGKQVDATSWESTPYDIACVISKGLADNTVISKVNGEVWDLDRVLEGNCKLQLLKFDDPEAQAVFWHSSAHIMGEAMERLYGGHLCYGPPIDGGFYYDMHLDGEGISTNDYGAMESLVKQIVKEKQIFERLEMKKSDLLEMFKYNEFKVRILNEKVTSDRTTVYKCGSLIDLCRGPHVRNTGKVKALKITKNSSTYWEGKADAESLQRVYGISFPDPKQLKEWEKLQEEAAKRDHRKIGREQELFFFHELSPGSCFFQPRGAHIYNTLMNFMKAEYRKRGFQEVISPNIYNAKLWMTSGHWQHYAENMFSFEVEKEKFALKPMNCPGHCLIFDNRNRSWRELPLRMADFGVLHRNELSGALTGLTRVRRFQQDDAHIFCTPDQIKSEMKGCLDFLHHVYNIFGFSFQLVLSTRPEKYLGELEQWNDAEKALAESLDEFGIPWKENPGDGAFYGPKIDITIMDALKRAHQCATIQLDFQLPIRFNLNYIADDGEKKRPVIIHRAILGSVERMIAILTENYAGKWPFWLSPRQVMVVPVGPAYDEYAQSVREQLHAAGFMSEADCDAGDTMNKKIRNAQLAQFNFILVVGDKERSSNTVNVRTRDNKVHGEVSVAELISKLQKIRNEFITNEDNF; this comes from the exons ATGGTTGACAACGTGGTGCCGGAATTAAATAATTTGGACTTAAATAACCAAAAG GCATCCAAAAtgaagaaggagaagaaacCTGCTGCTGGCGGCGGTGACATTCGCAAAG AGCTTAATCCCTGGCCAAAATATATTGAGGAACGCAATGTCTTTTGGGAGAAGTGCAAGGCCGAATATCAGGCCGAATTAGCTGCCAAAACGCGAGAGGCGATTAAAGTAACGTTGCCTGACGGCAAGCAAGTTGATGCAACTTCATGGGAAAGCACACCCTACGATATTGCCTGTGTCATAAGCAAAGGATTGGCTGACAACACAGTGATATCAAAAGTAAATGGTGAAGTCTGGGACTTGGATCGTGTGCTAGAGGGTAATTGCAAATTGCAACTACTTAAATTCGATGATCCTGAGGCTCAGGCCGTTTTCTGGCATAGCTCGGCTCACATTATGGGCGAAGCAATGGAGCGTTTATATGGTGGACATCTTTGCTATGGGCCACCAATTGACGGTGGCTTCTATTATGATATGCATTTGGATGGAGAGGGCATCTCTACGAACGATTATGGTGCCATGGAGTCGTTGGTTAAGCAAATTGTCAAAGAGAAACAGATCTTTGAGCGTTTAGAAATGAAGAAGTCTGATCTGTTGGAAATGTTTAAATACAATGAATTCAAAGTGCGCATTCTCAATGAGAAAGTGACCAGTGACCGGACCACTGTATATAAGTGTGGGTCATTAATTGATCTCTGCCGTGGTCCTCATGTGCGTAACACTGGAAAAGTGAAGGCTTTGAAGATTACTAAAAACTCCTCGACCTATTGGGAGGGCAAGGCCGATGCGGAAAGTTTGCAGCGCGTCTATGGCATTTCGTTTCCAGATCCCAAACAGTTAAAGGAATGGGAGAAACTACAGGAGGAGGCAGCGAAACGAGATCATCGTAAAATTGGACGCGAACAGGAGCTGTTCTTTTTCCATGAATTGTCACCAGGATCATGTTTTTTCCAGCCGCGTGGAGCACACATCTACAACACTCTGATGAATTTTATGAAAGCGGAGTATAGAAAGCGGGGCTTCCAGGAGGTAATCTCGCCTAACATCTACAATGCTAAATTGTGGATGACCTCCGGTCATTGGCAGCATTATGCTGAGAATATGTTTTCTTTTGAAGTGGAGAAGGAAAAGTTTGCTTTGAAGCCAATGAATTGTCCCGGCCATTGCTTGATTTTTGATAATCGAAATAGATCCTGGAGAGAATTACCTTTGCGAATGGCTGACTTTGGTGTTTTGCATCGCAATGAATTGTCTGGAGCTCTTACTGGCTTAACTCGTGTGCGCCGTTTTCAGCAGGACGATGCCCATATTTTCTGCACACCTGATCAGATTAAGAGCGAGATGAAGGGTTGCTTGGACTTTTTGCATCACGTTTATAACATTTTTGGGTTCTCTTTCCAACTAGTATTGTCCACTCGACCCGAGAAATATTTGGGCGAGCTGGAACAATGGAATGATGCGGAAAAGGCATTGGCCGAGTCCCTTGATGAGTTTGGCATACCGTGGAAAGAAAATCCCGGTGATGGCGCCTTCTATGGTCCTAAAATTGATATTACCATTATGGATGCTTTAAAACGGGCTCACCAATGTGCCACTATTCAGTTAGATTTTCAACTGCCAATACGCTTCAATCTTAACTATATTGCAGATGATGGAGAAAAGAAGCGTCCAGTGATTATTCATCGGGCTATTTTGGGCTCTGTAGAGCGCATGATTGCCATTCTTACCGAAAACTATGCCGGCAAATGGCCCTTCTGGCTTTCACCGCGTCAAGTGATGGTTGTTCCAGTGGGTCCTGCCTATGATGAGTATGCTCAATCAGTACGTGAACAACTCCATGCCGCCGGTTTTATGAGTGAAGCCGATTGCGATGCTGGCGATACGATGAACAAGAAGATACGTAATGCTCAGTTGGCGCAGTTTAACTTTATTCTAGTGGTGGGCGACAAGGAGCGATCCTCCAATACAGTTAATGTTCGTACGCGCGACAACAAAGTTCATGGCGAGGTCTCTGTTGCTGAACTCATTTccaaattgcaaaaaattCGCAATGAGTTTATTACAAATGAGGATAATTTCTAA
- the LOC6646597 gene encoding probable protein S-acyltransferase 23, translated as IFFFNFAKKLAKLENPLHHQPPPGVEFEFYNVASSKVHPSPGGAAARSIWALPLTASSASCNMVEEDGHHDHPDDGALDGVSQEEHDSVLIFEGADGATVNLDDIFDIIKNGEVSEVEKLVDKFGMECLSARDRHGYTPAHWIALNGHVQLMRYLIERSAPIDLPCLGTQGPRPIHWACRKGHASVVQVLLQAGVAVNAADFKGLTPLHLACMYNRTATAAYLLGMGALNNLTDINGDTALHWAAYKGHADLMRLLMYSGVELQKTDNFGSTPLHLACLSGNMTCVRLLCEKSQLDLEPRDKNGKTPIMLAQAHQHQDVVRLLYGEVKKKSRWIPSVSESWGWIFGGAGDSKGPLFLFLFSVLLWGYPMYMIRALPITWNILRRSHYCFIYWNAVMWISWAIANRRDPGYIPLSSDTYYRAIKQIPYFDKLKKRNVMLTRLCHSCRCLRPLRAKHCRVCNRCVSYFDHHCPFIYNCVGLRNRMWFFLFVLSVAVNCSFTIYFACYCVMIEGFTLLYVLGLIEAVVFCGLGWILTCTSILHACMNLTTNEMFNYKRYPYLRDKRGRYQNPFSRGPILNLLEFFVCLPDRGDDNDLLLEDNI; from the exons atattcttTTTCAAT TTTGCGAAAAAGCTAGCAAAACTGGAGAATCCTCTACATCATCAACCGCCACCGGGTGTTGAATTCGAATTCTACAACGTGGCTTCCAGCAAAGTGCATCCTAGTCCCGGGGGGGCGGCGGCCCGTAGCATATGGGCGCTGCCCCTGACAGCCTCGTCTGCATCTTGCAATATGGTCGAAGAGGATGGTCATCATGATCACCCAGATGACGGGGCTCTCGATGGAGTTAGCCAAGAAGAACATGATAgtgttttgatttttgaaGGTGCCGATGGAGCCACTGTCAATCTTGATGACATATTTGATATTATTAAAAACGGAGAGGTCAGCGAAGTTGAGAAGTTAGTGGATAAATTTGGAATGGAGTGTTTATCGGCTCGTGATCGTCATGGCTATACACCAGCCCATTGGATAGCTTTAAATGGACACGTTCAACTAATGCGGTATTTGATTGAACGTTCCGCACCCATAGATCTGCCCTGCTTGGGTACTCAAGGACCCCGACCCATACATTGGGCTTGCCGCAAAGGACATGCCTCAGTCGTTCAGGTGCTGCTTCAAGCGGGGGTAGCTGTCAATGCCGCAGATTTTAAAGGCTTAACCCCACTTCACTTGGCTTGCATGTATAACCGGACAGCGACGGCCGCATACTTGCTGGGAATGGGTGCTTTGAACAATTTGACGGACATTAATGGTGACACAGCACTGCATTGGGCAGCTTACAAAGGACACGCAGATCTGATGCGTCTTTTAATGTATTCGGGAGTGGAGCTTCAAAAAACTGATAACTTTGGTTCCACACCTCTACATTTAGCCTGTCTCTCGGGTAATATGACCTGTGTGCGTCTTCTGTGCGAGAAATCTCAGTTGGATCTCGAGCCAAGggataaaaatggcaaaacacCAATAATGCTAGCCCAGGCACATCAGCATCAGGATGTTGTACGACTTCTATATGGAGAGGTTAAAAAGAAATCACGATGGATTCCCTCTGTCTCTGAGAGTTGGGGTTGGATATTTGGTGGCGCCGGCGATTCTAAgggtcctctatttctttttctcttctctgTTCTACTCTGGGGGTATCCAATGTATATGATACGAGCCCTGCCTATAACTTGGAATATTTTAAGACGTTCCCattattgttttatatattGGAATGCTGTAATGTGGATAAGTTGGGCGATAGCCAATCGTCGAGATCCTGGCTATATACCTTTAAGCTCCGATACCTACTATAGAGCCATTAAGCAAATTCCGTACTTTgacaagttaaaaaaaagaaatgttatGCTCACACGACTGTGTCACAGTTGCCGTTGTCTGCGGCCACTCCGGGCCAAACATTGCCGTGTGTGCAATCGTTGTGTATCTTACTTTGATCATCATTGTCCCTTTATATACAATTGTGTCGGCTTAAGGAATCGCATGtggttctttctttttgttttatcggTGGCTGTTAATTGTTCATTTACCATATATTTCGCTTGCTACTGTGTGATGATTGAAGGATTTACATTGCTCTACGTTTTGGGCCTAATCGAGGCAGTTGTTTTTTGTGGTTTGGGCTGGATTTTAACCTGCACTTCG ATTCTTCATGCCTGCATGAATCTCACCACAAATGAGATGTTCAACTATAAACGATATCCATATCTGCGTGACAAACGCGGACGCTATCAGAATCCATTTTCGCGCGGACCCATACTCAATTTGCTGGAGTTCTTTGTCTGTCTACCAGATAGGGGGGATGACAATGATTTGCTTTTAGAGGATAATATTTGA
- the LOC6646596 gene encoding engulfment and cell motility protein 1, with amino-acid sequence MIPKKMPVKDAHIVKIAVERENHMAQLINLDQRHPLASKIQEICNGWSISDHQNYALQFCEPNNQKYVTEKNRNEIKNGSVLRLQYSPSKTASDALETLLNGNSQDKIQRLKDLRSLSLDHTFALEFIKEKGLDILIKMIEDVQQKEEEILKYSLASFVELMEHGTVSWEVPENSFVSRNIEIVRNFQKYPTNCTESALSNLENIVQASSKCILVADQIKLHDILLLLQEVNSPVMRQNAIALLNALFLKADEPRRRRIAEEISAKQYRLALIGNGLSTEMTHQLYVLQTLTLGLLEKRMRMKMNAQDQDAHEKIKELRRIAFDDYAGSLNLNDEHLRRGGGGGGSGGTGSGSINFSQYYKKLGFKCDINPTQDFMETPPGILALDCMYYFARNYTQQYAKIVHENCRADEHECPFGRTSIELVKVLCDILRIGEPPAEQSGDFQPMFFTHDSPFEEFFCICVITLNRTWKDMRATAEDFSTTFSVVREQIQRTLKCRPENLEDFRSKIALLTYQQITTLRQQERTSKEECDSTASAIVKLKEKISPHILELIKQQRLSFLVEGTRFSKYSRGTRTKDKFWYARLSPNHKVIHYGDCDEKNIPTLEELPKKLPISEIKQLLEGKECPHMKESRRKSAVNLAFSISFENTDHSTLDFVAPDESIFNYWTDGINALLCQEMTSKQKNEDFDTLLSMEIKLRLLDTEGVDISKDPPPIPTDPENYDFCFES; translated from the exons ATGATACCCAAAAAAATGCCGGTCAAGGATGCTCATATTGTTAAAATAGCGGTTGAGCGTGAGAACCATATGGCCCAGTTGATAAATTTAGATCAGAGACATCCTCTTGCAA GCAAAATCCAGGAAATCTGCAATGGTTGGTCCATCAGTGACCATCAGAACTACGCTTTGCAATTCTGTGAGCCAAATAATCAAAAATATGTCACAGAAAAGAATCGCAATGAAATCAAAAATGGTTCTGTACTGCGCCTTCAGTATTCACCCTCGAAAACTGCTAGTGATGCTTTGGAAACACTACTCAATGGAAATTCCCAAGATAAAATTCAACGTCTCAAGGATTTGAGATCTTTAAGCTTGGATCATACTTTTGCCTTGGAATTTATCAAGGAAAAGGGCTTGGATATTCTCATTAAAATGATTGAGGATGTGCAGCAGAAAGAGGAGGAGATTCTAAAATATAGTTTGGCCAGTTTTGTAGAACTAATGGAACATGGCACTGTCTCTTGGGAGGTTCCTGAAAACTCATTTGTTTCGCGTAATATAGAAATCGTGAGAAATTTCCAGAAATACCCAACAAATTGCACAGAAAGTGCACTTTCAAATCTAGAAAACATTGTTCAGGCCAGCAGTAAATGTATCCTCGTAGCTGATCAAATAAAATTGCATGACATCTTGCTCCTACTGCAGGAAGTTAATTCACCGGTAATGCGTCAGAATGCCATAGCTTTGCTGAATGCCCTGTTCCTAAAGGCGGATGAGCCACGTCGTCGTCGGATTGCCGAAGAAATTAGTGCCAAGCAATACCGTTTGGCCCTTATAGGTAACGGATTGAGCACTGAAATGACCCATCAGTTATATGTATTGCAGACCCTGACCTTGGGTCTTCTAGAGAAACGTATGCGCATGAAAATGAATGCCCAAGATCAGGATGCCCACGAGAAAATCAAAGAATTGCGGCGCATAGCATTTGACGATTATGCTGGTtcgttaaatttaaatgatgaGCATTTACGTCGTGGAGGCGGTGGAGGAGGTAGTGGCGGAACGGGTAGCGGTAGTATAAATTTTTCccaatattataaaaaattagGATTTAAATGCGACATAAATCCAACTCAGGACTTCATGGAAACACCGCCAG GAATTTTGGCCTTAGACTGCATGTATTACTTCGCTCGCAATTATACGCAACAATATGCTAAAATTGTCCACGAAAATTGTCGTGCGGATGAGCATGAATGTCCTTTTGGACGAACTTCCATTGAGTTGGTAAAAGTTTTATGCGATATTCTTCGCATTGGTGAACCGCCAGCGGAGCAATCTGGAGACTTTCAGCCTATGTTCTTCACACATGATTCACCATTTGAGGAATTTTTCTGCATTTGCGTTATTACTCTAAATCGCACTTGGAAGGATATGCGTGCGACTGCCGAAGATTTTAGTACCACCTTTAGTGTGGTGCGTGAGCAAATCCAACGTACTTTAAAGTGTCGTCCAGAAAATCTGGAGGATTTTAGAAGCAAAATAGCTTTGCTGACATATCAACAGATAACCACATTACGTCAACAAGAGCGTACATCCAAGGAAGAATGTGATTCAACGGCGTCTGCTATTGTAAAGCTTAAGGAAAAAATATCGCCGCATATTTTAGAACTTATTAAGCAGCAACGCTTGTCGTTTTTGGTAGAGG GAACTCGCTTCTCCAAATACTCACGTGGAACTCGCACAAAGGATAAATTTTGGTATGCCCGACTTTCGCCAAATCACAAGGTCATTCATTATGGTGACTGTGATGAGAAAAATATACCAACTCTCGAAGAGTTGCCGAAAAAGTTACCCATCAGCGAAATTAAACAACTGCTAGAGGGCAAAGAATGCCCACATATGAAAGAGAGTCGCCGCAAATCGGCTGTCAATTTGGCCTTTTCTATTAGTTTTGAAAATACGGATCATTCCACGTTGGATTTTGTAGCACCAGATGAAAGTATTTTTAATTACTGGACAGATGGTATTAATGCATTGCTATGTCAGGAAATGACCAGCAAACAGAAGAACGAAGATTTTGACACTTTGCTTTCTATGGAAATTAAATTGCGTTTGCTAGACACAGAAGGCGTGGATATAAGCAAAGATCCTCCACCCATACCAACAGACCCAGAGAACTacgatttttgttttgagaGTTAA
- the LOC6646604 gene encoding tRNA (cytosine(38)-C(5))-methyltransferase, giving the protein MKEFRVLELFSGVGGMHYAFNYTKLQGEVVAAMDVNTVANKVYAHNYKNPKYLKTRNIQSLSEKEVNKLNANMLLMSPPCQPHTRQGLQRDTEDKRSSALNQLCSLLPKCETIKYILMENVKGFECSQARQQFIEALQQAKFYWREFILTPTQFQVPNTRYRYYCLARKDKDFDFPSGKIWEQMPGQAPHPTNEMDTISSLLEPSISTSEFLVPDDVLKRVLVMDIVNSDQNRSMCFTKGYTHYTEGTGSTFTPLVRDESDRLFEIVKEIDNDPNRTNWERLDVLRQLKLRYFTPREVARLMKFPEYFDFPPDITNRQKYRLLGNSINVKVVGELIKLLTT; this is encoded by the exons aTGAAGGAATTTCGTGTTTTAGAATTATTCAGTGGAGTTGGTGGCATGCATTATGCATTTAACT ACACCAAGTTGCAAGGGGAAGTCGTTGCGGCAATGGATGTTAACACAGTTGCAAATAAAGTTTATGCCCACAATTACAAAAATCCCAAATATTTGAAAACCCGGAATATTCAAAGCTTAAGTGAAAAGGAAGTTAATAAACTGAATGCCAATATGCTGTTAATGTCACCGCCATGCCAACCACACACTCGCCAAGGATTACAACGCGATACCGAAGATAAGCGCTCCTCTGCCTTAAACCAATTATGCTCCCTACTGCCAAAATGCGAAACCATAAAGTACATTCTCATGGAAAATGTCAAAGGTTTTGAATGTTCACAGGCTCGCCAACAGTTTATTGAGGCTTTGCAGCAGGCCAAATTTTACTGGAGAGAGTTTATATTAACACCCACCCAATTTCAAGTTCCCAATACTCGTTATCGCTACTATTGTTTAGCACGAAAGGACAAGGATTTTGATTTTCCTTCGGGAAAGATATGGGAGCAAATGCCTGGGCAAGCGCCTCACCCTACCAATGAAATGGACACAATCTCCTCTCTGCTCGAGCCAAGTATTTCAACCTCCGAGTTTTTAGTGCCTGATGACGTCTTAAAACGAGTCCTGGTCATGGATATCGTAAATTCTGATCAAAACCGTTCAATGTGTTTTACCAAAGGATATACTCACTATACAGAGGGTACGGGCTCAACTTTTACTCCACTTGTGCGGGATGAATCGGATCGGCTGTTTGAAATTGTAAAAGAAATTGATAATGACCCAAATAGAACCAATTGGGAACGATTGGACGTTTTGAGACAACTTAAATTGCGATACTTCACCCCACGAGAAGTTGCTCGCTTGATGAAATTCCCAgaatattttgattttcctCCAGATATAACAAACCGACAAAAATATCGTTTACTTGGCAATAGCATTAATGTCAAGGTTGTGGgtgaattaattaaattattgacCACATAA
- the LOC6646603 gene encoding probable ribosome production factor 1 — protein MIKIKRKQSQAVVQDDSDSDSSFEENQQQDAEDVEIHSEGQVTDSSDEEESPKKNGKLKPAESEKLDTDQEGSDDEDDDYEDDDDDDRKTRLPVLNPLSLMKNKEQRMALYRKMKKEKHKKKMQERRARRKAGIPANPGHTIESLREKDQTEVGDLNDSDNEELQKELQLDDFSSYFERSYEPKVLITFADNPVTKTRKFGLELSRIFPNALVKIRNKSSVKKICKSAEREEFTDVVIVNEDRRKPNGLLMIHLPNGPTAHFKLSNVKLTSDIKRDHKEITKHRPEVILTNFTTRLGLTVGRMLGALFHHDPEFRGRRAVTFHNQRDYIFFRHHRYEFNKEGKRVKLRELGPRFTLKLRSLQEGTFDSKTGDYAWIISNKRHAMESRRRFFL, from the coding sequence atgattaaaattaaaagaaaacaatctCAGGCAGTGGTCCAGGATGATTCTGACAGTGATTCCAGTTTTGAAGAGAATCAACAACAGGATGCCGAAGATGTGGAAATACACAGCGAAGGACAAGTCACCGATAGCAGCGACGAGGAAGAGTCGCCCAAGAAAAACGGAAAACTAAAACCAGCAGAATCTGAAAAACTTGACACTGATCAGGAAGGCTCCGATGACGAGGACGACGACTATgaagatgacgacgacgatgatagGAAAACTCGTTTGCCGGTGCTGAATCCCCTGAGTTTGATGAAAAACAAAGAACAGCGCATGGCGCTGTatcgaaaaatgaaaaaggagaagcataaaaagaaaatgcagGAGCGACGCGCCAGGCGCAAAGCTGGGATTCCTGCTAATCCTGGGCATACTATCGAGAGTCTACGTGAGAAAGATCAAACCGAAGTTGGCGATCTCAATGATTCGGACAATGAGGAGCTACAAAAGGAATTGCAGCTAGATGATTTCAGTTCGTATTTCGAGCGCTCTTATGAGCCCAAAGTCCTTATCACATTTGCCGATAATCCGGTTACAAAAACCAGAAAGTTTGGCTTGGAGCTATCACGAATTTTTCCCAATGCTCTTGTTAAGATCCGTAACAAATCAtctgtaaaaaaaatatgcaagaGTGCCGAGCGAGAAGAGTTCACCGATGTTGTTATAGTGAATGAGGATAGAAGAAAACCCAATGGATTATTGATGATACATCTGCCTAATGGTCCAACAGCTCATTTTAAATTATCAAATGTAAAGCTTACATCGGATATAAAACGTGATCACAAAGAAATTACCAAACATAGACCGGAAGTCATTCTTACAAATTTTACTACACGTCTAGGTCTGACTGTTGGACGCATGCTAGGAGCATTGTTTCATCACGATCCAGAGTTTAGGGGTCGCCGAGCTGTGACGTTCCACAATCAGAGGGACTATATATTCTTTCGTCATCATCGCTATGAGTTTAATAAGGAGGGAAAAAGAGTTAAACTAAGAGAACTTGGACCCAGATTCACTTTAAAATTGAGATCTCTCCAAGAGGGAACATTTGACAGCAAAACTGGGGACTATGCTTGGATTATAAGCAACAAACGACATGCCATGGAATCGAGGCGTAGATTCTTTCTTTAG